Proteins encoded in a region of the Pseudomonas putida genome:
- the kdpB gene encoding potassium-transporting ATPase subunit KdpB — protein MNMPIPEVNTRHSAKDQTRFAALWRPALVQAFVKLDPRQLKRSPVMLVVALTAVLTTVLCFAPGGGVSTGVAVQIALWLWFTVLFANFAEALAEGRGKARADSLKAGSQGLTAQRRQRAGSFETVAASALRKDDVVRVVAGEMIPGDGEVLEGIAAVNEAAITGESAPVIRESGGDRSAVTGNTRLVSDWLLIRITSNPGESTLDRMIALVEGAKRQKTPNEIALDILLIGLTLIFLIVVVTLQPFAHFVGGSLPLIFLAALLVTLIPTTIGGLLSAIGIAGMDRLVRLNVIARSGRAVEAAGDVHTLMLDKTGTITFGNRRCSALHAAPGITARELGEGALLASLADDTAEGKSIVEYLRQLHDFVEPPAGQFEAVAFSAETRLSGIDFQQHRYRKGAVDAVLAFVGMQRLEIPPALAREVERIAQSGGTPLLVCIDKRLLGVIHLKDVVKPGIRERFAELRKLGIRTVMVTGDNPLTAAAIAAEAGVDDVLAEATPEKKLARIRQEQNDGRLVAMCGDGANDAPALAQADVGMAMNDGTQAAREAANMVDLDSDPTKLLDVVQVGKELLVTRGALTTFSIANDVAKYFAILPALFAAIYPQLGVLNLMHLASPQSAILSAIVFNALIIIVLIPLALRGVRVQAASAAHLLRRNLLVYGLGGIVVPFAGIKLIDLLLNALNLV, from the coding sequence ATGAACATGCCCATTCCTGAAGTGAACACCCGGCACAGTGCCAAGGACCAGACCCGCTTCGCCGCGCTATGGCGCCCGGCGCTGGTGCAGGCATTCGTCAAGCTCGACCCGCGCCAGCTAAAACGTTCGCCGGTGATGCTGGTGGTGGCCCTGACTGCGGTGCTGACCACCGTGCTGTGCTTCGCCCCCGGTGGTGGCGTGAGTACTGGCGTTGCCGTGCAGATTGCCCTGTGGTTGTGGTTTACCGTGCTGTTCGCCAACTTCGCCGAAGCCCTCGCCGAAGGCCGGGGCAAGGCCCGCGCTGACAGCCTCAAGGCTGGCAGCCAAGGCCTGACCGCTCAGCGACGCCAGCGTGCTGGCAGCTTTGAGACGGTCGCTGCCAGCGCGCTGCGCAAGGACGACGTGGTACGTGTGGTGGCCGGCGAGATGATCCCCGGTGACGGCGAAGTGCTTGAAGGCATCGCGGCCGTCAACGAGGCCGCCATTACCGGCGAGTCCGCGCCCGTGATCCGCGAATCCGGCGGCGACCGCTCGGCGGTGACCGGCAATACGCGGCTGGTCTCCGACTGGCTGCTGATTCGCATCACCAGCAACCCGGGCGAGTCGACCCTGGACCGCATGATCGCCCTGGTCGAAGGCGCCAAGCGGCAGAAGACCCCGAACGAAATCGCCCTCGACATCCTGCTGATCGGCCTGACCCTGATCTTCCTGATCGTGGTGGTGACCTTGCAGCCGTTCGCTCACTTCGTGGGTGGCAGCCTGCCGCTGATCTTCCTGGCCGCGCTGCTGGTGACGCTGATCCCCACCACCATCGGCGGCCTGCTATCGGCCATCGGCATCGCCGGCATGGACCGGCTGGTGCGGCTGAACGTCATCGCCCGCTCGGGCCGCGCGGTCGAGGCGGCCGGTGACGTGCACACGCTGATGCTCGACAAGACCGGCACCATCACCTTCGGCAACCGCCGCTGCAGCGCGTTGCATGCTGCACCGGGCATTACCGCTCGCGAGCTGGGGGAGGGCGCTTTGCTGGCCTCGCTGGCCGACGACACTGCCGAAGGCAAGTCGATTGTCGAATACCTGCGCCAGTTGCATGACTTTGTCGAACCGCCTGCCGGGCAGTTCGAAGCCGTGGCCTTCAGTGCCGAGACCCGCCTGTCGGGCATCGACTTCCAGCAGCATCGCTACCGCAAGGGCGCCGTCGATGCGGTGCTGGCATTCGTTGGCATGCAACGCCTAGAAATACCCCCGGCGCTGGCCCGCGAAGTGGAGCGCATCGCCCAAAGCGGCGGTACGCCATTGCTGGTGTGCATCGATAAACGCCTGCTGGGTGTCATTCACCTCAAGGACGTGGTCAAGCCTGGTATCCGCGAGCGCTTCGCCGAGCTGCGCAAGCTGGGCATTCGCACGGTGATGGTGACAGGCGACAACCCGCTGACCGCCGCAGCCATCGCCGCCGAAGCGGGGGTGGATGATGTGTTGGCCGAGGCCACGCCCGAGAAGAAGCTGGCGCGCATTCGCCAGGAGCAGAATGACGGCCGCCTGGTGGCCATGTGCGGTGACGGCGCCAACGACGCCCCGGCACTGGCCCAGGCTGATGTCGGCATGGCCATGAACGATGGCACCCAGGCCGCGCGTGAGGCGGCGAACATGGTCGACCTGGACAGCGACCCGACCAAGCTGCTGGACGTGGTGCAGGTTGGCAAGGAGTTGCTGGTCACCCGTGGTGCGTTGACCACGTTCTCCATTGCCAACGACGTGGCCAAGTACTTCGCCATCCTACCGGCGCTGTTCGCTGCCATTTACCCACAGCTGGGCGTGCTCAACCTGATGCACCTGGCCAGCCCGCAGAGCGCGATCCTGTCGGCCATCGTGTTCAACGCACTGATCATCATCGTGCTGATTCCACTGGCGCTGCGAGGTGTGCGGGTGCAGGCCGCCAGTGCGGCGCACCTGCTGCGGCGCAACCTGCTGGTCTACGGGCTGGGCGGCATCGTGGTGCCGTTTGCCGGCATCAAGCTGATCGACCTGCTGCTCAATGCACTGAACCTGGTCTGA
- the kdpF gene encoding K(+)-transporting ATPase subunit F codes for MNMLDGLSLLLAVALAFYLLVALLRADRS; via the coding sequence ATGAACATGCTCGACGGGCTGTCACTGCTGCTGGCGGTGGCATTGGCGTTTTACCTGCTGGTGGCGCTGCTGCGCGCCGATCGCAGCTAG
- the kdpA gene encoding potassium-transporting ATPase subunit KdpA — translation MHSYDFALLLAFFAIVLLPAPWLGRFYFKVMEGQRTWLSPLLGPVEQVCYRLAGVNASQEQNWRQYTLALLVFNLAGFLLLFAVLLLQGYLPLNPQHLPGQEWSLAFNTAVSFVTNTNWQAYSGEASVSYLSQMLGLTVQNFVSAATGLAVLVALCRGIARRSATTLGNFWVDMTRATLYGLLPLCLLLALLLVWQGVPQTFADYAHALTLQGADQTIPLGPAASQIAIKQLGTNGGGFFGVNSAHPFENPTAWSNLFEVASIILIPVALVFTFGHYVKDLRQSRAILACMLALFLIGGGTALWSEHQPNPALESAQVQQAAPMEGKESRFGTTGSVLWTVTTTAASNGSVNAMHDSLNPLTGMVAMVNMMVGEVIFGGVGAGLYGMLLFVLIAVFLAGLMIGRTPEYLGKKLQAREVQLLVATLLVMPVGVLVLGAIAASLPGPAGAVSNPGAHGFSQLLYAYTSGTANNGSAFAGFAANTVYHNLMIGLAMLIGRFGYILPILALAGSLAAKKSAPQGQNSFPTHGPLFTGLLLVTILLVGGLTFLPTLALGPIAEHLSLGF, via the coding sequence ATGCACAGTTACGATTTCGCCTTGCTCCTGGCATTCTTCGCCATCGTGCTGCTACCGGCACCTTGGCTCGGGCGGTTCTACTTCAAGGTCATGGAAGGCCAGCGTACCTGGCTTTCGCCGCTGCTGGGCCCGGTCGAACAGGTCTGTTATCGGCTGGCGGGTGTGAACGCCAGCCAGGAGCAGAACTGGCGGCAGTACACCCTGGCCCTGCTGGTGTTCAACCTGGCCGGCTTCCTGCTGTTGTTCGCCGTGCTGCTGTTGCAGGGCTACCTGCCATTAAACCCGCAGCACCTGCCTGGCCAGGAATGGTCGCTGGCGTTCAACACCGCAGTCAGCTTCGTCACCAACACCAACTGGCAAGCCTACAGCGGTGAGGCGTCGGTCAGCTACTTGAGCCAGATGCTTGGCCTGACCGTGCAGAACTTCGTCAGTGCCGCCACCGGCCTAGCCGTGCTGGTTGCCTTATGTCGTGGTATTGCCCGGCGCAGCGCAACGACGCTGGGCAATTTCTGGGTCGACATGACCCGCGCTACCCTGTACGGCTTGCTGCCGCTGTGCCTGTTGTTGGCGCTGTTGCTGGTATGGCAGGGTGTGCCACAGACCTTTGCCGATTACGCCCACGCGCTGACCTTGCAAGGTGCTGACCAGACCATTCCGTTGGGCCCTGCCGCCAGCCAGATCGCCATCAAGCAACTGGGCACCAATGGTGGCGGCTTCTTCGGTGTCAACTCGGCGCACCCCTTCGAGAACCCCACGGCCTGGAGCAACCTGTTCGAAGTGGCGTCGATCATCCTCATTCCGGTGGCCTTGGTGTTCACCTTCGGCCATTACGTGAAGGACCTGCGCCAAAGCCGTGCCATCCTCGCCTGCATGCTGGCGCTGTTTCTGATCGGCGGCGGCACGGCGCTGTGGTCCGAGCACCAACCCAACCCGGCGCTGGAAAGCGCCCAGGTGCAGCAGGCAGCACCCATGGAGGGTAAGGAAAGCCGCTTCGGCACCACCGGTTCGGTGTTGTGGACGGTAACCACCACCGCTGCCTCCAACGGCTCGGTCAACGCCATGCATGACAGCCTCAACCCGCTGACCGGCATGGTGGCCATGGTCAACATGATGGTTGGCGAGGTGATTTTCGGCGGTGTTGGCGCCGGGTTGTACGGCATGCTGCTGTTTGTGCTGATTGCAGTGTTTCTGGCCGGGCTGATGATTGGCCGTACCCCGGAGTACCTGGGCAAGAAGCTGCAGGCCCGTGAGGTGCAGTTGCTGGTGGCAACCCTGCTGGTGATGCCGGTCGGCGTGCTGGTGCTCGGCGCCATCGCCGCCAGCCTGCCTGGCCCTGCGGGGGCGGTCAGCAACCCAGGCGCGCATGGCTTCAGCCAGCTGCTGTATGCCTACACCTCGGGCACCGCCAACAACGGCTCGGCCTTCGCCGGCTTTGCTGCCAACACGGTGTACCACAACCTGATGATCGGCCTGGCCATGCTCATCGGCCGCTTTGGCTACATCCTGCCAATCCTGGCTTTGGCCGGCAGCCTGGCGGCAAAAAAAAGCGCGCCGCAGGGGCAGAACAGCTTCCCCACCCACGGCCCGCTGTTCACCGGCCTGCTGCTGGTGACCATCCTGCTGGTCGGTGGCCTGACCTTCCTGCCGACCCTGGCCCTTGGGCCAATCGCCGAACACCTGAGCCTGGGTTTTTGA
- a CDS encoding AI-2E family transporter, translating into MVNNDRLLVQILLLALLGAGLWVMAPFISALLWGAILAFASWPLMRLLTRLLGGRETLAASLLTTAWILIVALPLVWLGFNLADHIRDATAFVRDVQVDGLPEAPAWLGGIPFVGERLVNWWQSLDQQGAALLASAKPYFGQVGNWLLARSAQIGSGVLELTLSLVFVFFFYRDGPRLAAFVLRLLHRLMGERAEYYLQLVAGTVQRVVNGVIGTAAAQGLLALIGFLIAGVPGAIVLGLVTFMLSLIPMGPPLAWIPATGWLVWKGEYGMAVFLGIWGTFVISGVDNVLKPYLISRGGNLPLVIVLLGVFGGLLAFGFIGLFIGPTLLAVGYSLLLDWSRNAAQQPPQQ; encoded by the coding sequence ATGGTTAACAATGATCGCCTGCTGGTCCAGATTCTGCTGCTGGCGTTGCTGGGTGCCGGCCTTTGGGTGATGGCGCCCTTCATTTCGGCGTTGCTGTGGGGGGCCATCCTGGCCTTTGCCAGTTGGCCGTTGATGCGCCTGCTGACGCGCTTGCTGGGCGGACGTGAGACGCTGGCGGCCAGCCTGCTGACCACGGCCTGGATCCTGATCGTGGCACTGCCGTTGGTGTGGCTAGGGTTCAACCTGGCCGATCATATTCGCGATGCCACGGCGTTTGTACGTGACGTGCAGGTCGACGGCTTGCCCGAAGCGCCGGCCTGGCTGGGAGGCATTCCGTTCGTCGGTGAGCGCCTGGTCAACTGGTGGCAATCGCTCGACCAACAGGGCGCGGCCTTGCTCGCTTCGGCCAAGCCATACTTCGGGCAGGTGGGCAACTGGTTGCTGGCGCGCAGCGCACAGATCGGCAGCGGTGTGCTGGAACTGACCCTGAGCCTGGTGTTCGTGTTCTTCTTCTACCGCGACGGGCCACGCCTGGCGGCCTTCGTATTGCGCTTGCTGCACCGGCTGATGGGCGAGCGTGCCGAGTATTACCTGCAACTGGTTGCCGGCACCGTGCAGCGGGTGGTCAACGGGGTGATCGGCACGGCGGCCGCACAGGGCCTGCTGGCGCTCATCGGCTTCCTGATCGCCGGGGTGCCCGGGGCGATCGTGCTGGGCCTGGTGACCTTCATGCTCAGCCTGATCCCCATGGGCCCACCACTGGCCTGGATCCCGGCCACCGGTTGGCTGGTGTGGAAGGGCGAGTACGGCATGGCAGTGTTCCTGGGTATCTGGGGTACCTTCGTCATCAGCGGCGTGGACAACGTGCTCAAGCCCTACCTGATCAGCCGTGGCGGCAACCTGCCGCTGGTGATCGTGTTGCTGGGCGTGTTCGGTGGCTTGCTTGCCTTTGGCTTCATTGGCTTGTTCATCGGGCCGACCTTGCTGGCGGTCGGTTACAGCCTGCTGCTGGACTGGAGCCGTAACGCCGCACAGCAGCCACCCCAGCAGTAA